From one Nitrospirae bacterium YQR-1 genomic stretch:
- a CDS encoding EamA family transporter: MIYYFYIILAMVIWSSLGVFIKISNLSVATIVFYPSVISVLLQLPMFLSKRKRQEFPSLKRISLLGLVSLIVLANTYMFFLAYSLTTISNAVFTHYIAPVIVAALSPFFLKDRLHVSIFISIAIATFGLWLILKDVSVIDVITEGVSDKNLIGIISGLVSGVMYAVLVIVLKLYMGMYNRYIIIFLQNTFVSLFLLPFVSLPPRRYIWILVVVGIFHSTIANHLYYKGLEKVQACKAAILGYIEPVGAVLFGIIFLSEEVNVFSLIGGTMIIISGYIVIRQKLDDTKCTPASIQN, translated from the coding sequence ATGATCTATTATTTCTACATAATCCTTGCGATGGTAATATGGAGTTCACTTGGTGTTTTTATAAAGATTTCTAATTTATCAGTTGCAACGATAGTGTTTTATCCTTCTGTAATATCGGTCTTGCTTCAACTGCCGATGTTTCTAAGTAAGAGAAAGCGTCAGGAGTTTCCGTCTCTGAAGAGGATTTCCCTGTTGGGATTAGTGAGCTTGATAGTACTTGCTAATACGTACATGTTTTTTCTTGCATATTCACTTACAACCATATCAAATGCAGTGTTTACGCACTACATAGCGCCTGTAATTGTGGCGGCTCTTTCACCGTTTTTTCTTAAAGATAGACTTCATGTTTCTATTTTTATATCAATTGCTATAGCCACATTTGGGCTTTGGTTAATTTTAAAAGATGTATCAGTTATTGATGTTATTACTGAGGGGGTATCAGATAAGAATCTTATAGGTATAATCTCCGGATTGGTTTCCGGTGTGATGTATGCAGTGTTGGTTATAGTCTTAAAACTCTATATGGGCATGTATAACCGGTACATTATTATTTTTTTGCAAAACACGTTTGTTTCGCTGTTTCTGTTGCCATTTGTTTCACTGCCGCCCAGGCGCTATATTTGGATATTGGTGGTAGTAGGGATTTTCCACTCAACGATAGCCAATCATCTGTACTACAAGGGGCTGGAAAAAGTGCAGGCGTGTAAAGCGGCAATTTTAGGTTATATTGAGCCGGTTGGTGCAGTGCTTTTCGGTATAATTTTTCTTTCGGAGGAAGTTAATGTATTTTCACTTATCGGCGGTACTATGATTATCATATCGGGATATATCGTTATCCGGCAAAAACTGGATGATACAAAGTGCACTCCGGCAAGTATCCAAAACTGA